One segment of Exiguobacterium aurantiacum DSM 6208 DNA contains the following:
- a CDS encoding ZIP family metal transporter, with the protein MIEYISSLEPLTQALLGTLFTWGMTALGAALVFMTKSMNQKLMDGMLGFAGGVMIAASFWSLLSPAIEMAEQDSLPAWLPAAIGFLLGGFFLSGVDKVIPHLHPTSPMDEAEGINPKKRKRSTLLVLAITLHNIPEGLAIGVAFGAVAAGFPSSSITGAIALAIGIGIQNFPEGAAVSMPLRRDGLSRRKSFFYGQLSGMVEPFAALVGVVAVLIMEPLLPFALSFAAGAMIFVVVEEVVPGSQENGNKDLASVCLMFGFTIMMILDVALG; encoded by the coding sequence ATGATTGAATATATTTCTTCGTTAGAACCCCTTACTCAAGCATTGCTGGGTACTTTATTCACTTGGGGGATGACGGCGCTTGGTGCCGCGTTAGTGTTTATGACAAAATCAATGAATCAAAAGCTAATGGATGGGATGCTCGGTTTTGCTGGAGGAGTAATGATTGCCGCTAGTTTTTGGTCATTACTCTCACCTGCAATTGAGATGGCGGAACAAGATTCTCTTCCGGCGTGGTTACCAGCTGCAATCGGTTTCTTACTTGGAGGATTCTTTTTATCAGGTGTTGATAAAGTGATTCCACATCTGCATCCCACTTCACCGATGGATGAGGCTGAGGGTATAAACCCTAAGAAGAGAAAGCGGAGCACGTTACTGGTGTTAGCAATAACATTGCATAATATTCCAGAGGGACTTGCCATAGGCGTTGCATTTGGAGCAGTTGCAGCAGGATTCCCTTCATCATCAATCACGGGAGCTATCGCGCTGGCAATCGGAATCGGCATACAAAATTTCCCTGAGGGTGCTGCTGTGTCAATGCCATTGAGACGAGATGGATTATCTCGTCGTAAAAGTTTTTTCTATGGCCAGTTATCTGGTATGGTTGAACCGTTCGCGGCGTTGGTAGGAGTAGTAGCAGTACTCATAATGGAGCCTTTACTTCCGTTTGCGCTAAGCTTTGCTGCAGGAGCAATGATTTTTGTTGTAGTGGAGGAGGTAGTCCCAGGATCTCAAGAAAATGGAAACAAGGACTTGGCTTCTGTTTGTTTAATGTTTGGCTTTACAATCATGATGATTTTAGATGTGGCTTTAGGCTAA
- a CDS encoding ArsR/SmtB family transcription factor, protein MDEPIEDTTENEIEIGAQIDDETLFIVSQTFKALSDPTRIKILTLLCTKEHSVNGIADLLNLSQSNVSHQLRFLKNLRLVKFRREGTTLFYSEDDHHVMNLLRQAIEHAKHH, encoded by the coding sequence ATGGATGAACCGATTGAAGATACTACAGAAAATGAAATAGAAATAGGGGCGCAGATTGACGATGAGACTCTATTTATTGTATCTCAGACGTTCAAGGCACTTAGTGACCCGACAAGAATTAAAATATTAACCCTGCTATGCACAAAGGAACATTCGGTCAACGGAATAGCTGATCTTCTTAACTTAAGTCAATCAAACGTGTCTCATCAGCTACGTTTTTTAAAAAATCTTCGACTTGTCAAGTTTAGAAGAGAAGGAACTACTCTATTTTATTCAGAAGATGATCACCATGTCATGAACTTACTAAGACAGGCGATTGAGCATGCGAAACACCACTAA
- a CDS encoding cation diffusion facilitator family transporter, translating to MAHNHAHDHSHTSNKKILIISFFIISAYMVVEAIGGYLTNSLALLADAGHMLSDAASLAIALLAFKLGEQIANNRKTFGYRRFEILAAVLNGVTLILISIYIFYEAINRFIQPPEVASVGMLIVSSIGLAINLLVGWIMLRGADVEHNLNMRGAYLHVVSDTLGSVGAILAALLIMAFGWNWADPLAGIIVAGLVLRSGYFVTKSGLNVLMEGAPQNVDVEKVLQVIHNKEGVRSIHDFHLWSITSGMNALSCHVVVDGNLQIYDSENLLQEIEHDLAHLNVQHSTIQFETLSHPHSDELLCKLKVGEVVHQH from the coding sequence ATGGCACATAATCATGCACATGATCATTCTCATACCTCTAACAAAAAGATTTTGATCATTTCATTCTTTATTATTTCGGCATACATGGTTGTAGAGGCGATTGGAGGGTACCTTACAAATAGCTTAGCACTTTTAGCGGACGCAGGTCACATGCTTAGTGATGCGGCTTCGCTCGCTATTGCATTACTTGCCTTTAAATTAGGTGAACAAATAGCGAACAATCGTAAAACGTTCGGATATAGACGCTTCGAGATTCTAGCAGCTGTTTTAAACGGGGTCACACTCATACTGATTTCCATATATATCTTTTATGAGGCCATCAATCGATTTATTCAACCACCTGAGGTCGCATCCGTAGGAATGTTAATTGTTAGCAGTATTGGCCTTGCTATAAACCTTCTTGTTGGATGGATTATGTTAAGAGGTGCAGACGTAGAACATAATTTGAATATGCGAGGTGCTTATCTACATGTTGTAAGCGATACGTTGGGTTCAGTCGGTGCAATACTGGCAGCGCTTCTTATCATGGCATTTGGATGGAACTGGGCAGATCCGCTCGCAGGAATCATTGTAGCGGGACTTGTTTTACGAAGTGGTTACTTCGTGACGAAATCCGGATTGAACGTATTAATGGAAGGTGCACCACAAAACGTTGATGTCGAAAAGGTTCTTCAAGTCATTCACAACAAGGAGGGGGTACGGAGTATACACGACTTTCATCTTTGGAGTATCACAAGTGGAATGAATGCACTCTCATGTCATGTTGTCGTTGATGGTAATTTACAAATCTATGACAGTGAGAATCTACTTCAAGAAATTGAACACGATTTAGCACATCTGAACGTTCAACACTCTACGATTCAATTCGAAACTCTTTCTCATCCTCACAGCGATGAATTGCTTTGCAAACTGAAGGTAGGGGAAGTAGTACATCAACATTAA